In Passer domesticus isolate bPasDom1 chromosome 7, bPasDom1.hap1, whole genome shotgun sequence, one genomic interval encodes:
- the SMG7 gene encoding nonsense-mediated mRNA decay factor SMG7 isoform X4 gives MSLLCAQYLRQAEVLKADMTDSKLGPAEVWTSRQALQDLYQKMLVTDLEYALDKKVEQDLWNHAFKNQITTLQGQAKNRANPNRSEVQANLSLFLEAASGFYTQLLQELCTVFNVDLPCRVKSSQLGIISNKQTHTSAIVKPQSSSCSYICQHCLVHLGDIARYRNQTSQAESYYRHAAQLVPSNGQPYNQLAILASSKGDHLTTIFYYCRSIAVKFPFPAASTNLQKALSKALESRDEVKTRWSVSDFIKAFIKFHGHVYLSKSLEKLSPLREKLEEQFKRLLFQKAFNSQQLVHITVINLFQLHHLRDFSNETEQHSYSQDEQLCWTQLLALFMSFLGVLCKCPLQNDYQEDSGAAYPLPAVKVSMDWLKLRPSVFQEAVVDERRYIWPWLISLLNSFQPHEEDLSSNNATPLPEEFELQGFLALRPSFRNLDFSKGHQAITGDKEGQQRRIRQQRLIFTGKWIADNQPRLIQCENEVGKLLFVTEIPELLLEDPSEAKESLALQEASMAEPLCADGSPGLKSVLSSGRSLSNSCDAGEKPMVTFKENIKPREMNREQGRIYPPKDIARERRDFSKGIVANKNDGKKDNNKRKNETKKCGLDKMQEAGKQNVAVQVKSQTEMRKTPVSEARKTPVTQTPSQASSSQFIPIHHPGAFPPLPSRPGFPPPTYVVPPPVAFSMSTGYTFPGGVSVPGTFLQPTAHSPAGNQVQGGKQSHIPYSQQRPSGPGPMTQGPQQTPPPSQQPLSSLPAQATAQSASQLQVQALAQQQQQSPTKAVQGLGKSPPHHSGFQQYPQTDSSKQLWNPPQVQGSLGKIMSVKQPYYLQAQDPLKLFEQSLQPPVMQQQPLEKKMKPFPMEPYNQNPSEVKVPEYYWDSSYGMADNRVMSQQSSMDRRGKRQGVFRSEQDAVSRMTFEDPKSSPLLPPDLLKSLAALEEEEELIFSNPPDLYPALLGPLASLPGRSLFKSLLEKPSELMSQSSSFLSLSGFSLNQERYPNNSMFNEVYGKNINTSTKTEVTPSVAHQETSLYSLFEGTPWSPSLPASSDHSTPASQSPHSSNPSSLPSSPPTHNHNSVPFSNFGPIGTPDNRDRRVADRWKTDKPAMGGFGLDYLPTTSSSSSESSWHQSSAPSGTWAVQGPPAMEDSSAVLMESLKSIWSSSMMHPGPSALEQLLMQQKQKQQRGQGAMNPPH, from the exons TTACTACAGGAGCTGTGCACAGTTTTTAACGTGGACCTGCCGTGCCGTGTGAAGTCTTCCCAGCTGGGGATCATTAGCAATAAACAGACGCACACCAGCGCCATCGTGAAGCCGcagtccagctcctgctcctacatctgccagcactgccttgTCCACCTGGGAGATATTG CTCGCTATAGGAATCAGACCAGCCAGGCAGAGTCTTACTATAGACATGCAGCTCAGCTTGTCCCTTCTAATG GTCAGCCTTATAATCAGTTGGCTATCCTAGCCTCCTCCAAAGGAGACCACTTGACCACAATTTTCTACTACTGCAGAAGCATTGCTGTGAAgtttcctttcccagctgcctccaCTAACCTACAAAAAGCACTTTCTAAAGCACTGGAAAG TCGTGATGAGGTGAAGACTCGATGGAGTGTGTCTGACTTCATCAAGGCATTTATTAAATTTCATGGCCATGTGTACCTGAGTAAGAGCTTGGAGAAGCTGAGCCCTCTTCGAGAAAAGCTGGAAGAACAGTTCAAG AGGTTGTTGTTCCAGAAGGCCTTCAACTCTCAGCAGTTAGTCCATATTACTGTGATCAACCTGTTCCAGCTGCACCACCTGCGGGACTTCAGCAACgaaacagagcagcacagctacAGCCAGgatgagcagctctgctggacaCAGCTCCTGGCTCTCTTCA TGTCATTTCTTGGAGTTCTGTGCAAGTGTCCTTTACAAAATGACTACCAGGAGGACTCTGGGGCTGCATATCCTCTTCCAGCTGTGAAGGTTTCCATGGACTGGCTGAAACTTAGGCCCAGTGTTTTCCAGGAGGCAGTGGTTGATGAGAGACGGTA CATATGGCCCTGGCTGATCTCTCTTCTAAATAGTTTCCAGCCTCATGAAGAAGATCTATCCAGTAATAATG CAACCCCACTTCCAGAGGAATTTGAGTTGCAAGGATTCCTGGCTCTGAGGCCCTCGTTCAG GAACTTGGATTTTTCCAAAGGCCACCAGGCAATTACAGGGGATAAAGAAGGGCAGCAGCGTCGGATACGGCAGCAGCGCCTGATCTTCACAGGCAAATGGATTGCTGATAACCAGCCAAG GTTGATTCAATGTGAAAACGAGGTAGGAAAGCTCTTGTTTGTGACAGAAATCCCGGAGCTCTTACTGGAGGACCCTAGTGAAGCCAAAGAGAGTCTCGCCTTGCAGGAGGCATCCATGGCAGAGCCACTGTGTGCTGATGGGAGCCCTGGACTCAAATCTGTGCTGTCCTCTGGCAGAAGCCTGAGCAACAGCTGTGATGCAGGAGAAAAACCCATGGTGACCTTCAAAGAGAACATCAAGCCCCGGGAGATGAACAGAGAGCAGGGGCGCATCTACCCCCCAAAGGACATAGCGAGGGAGAGACGGGACTTTAGCAAAGGAATAGTAGCAAATAAGAATGATGGGAAGAAGGATAACAATAAAAGGAAGAATGAGACCAAGAAGTGCGGCTTGGATAAGATGCAGGAAGCAGGAAAGCAGAATGTGGCAGTTCAG GTGAAATCCCAGACGGAGATGAGGAAGACTCCGGTATCTGAAGCCAGGAAAACACCTGTAACTCAGACTCCAAGCCAGGCCAGCAGTTCCCAGTTCATCCCTATTCACCACCCAGGAgccttccctccccttcctAGCCGGCCAG GATTTCCTCCTCCAACCTATGTTGTCCCCCCTCCTGTGGCTTTCTCCATGAGCACGGGGTACACCTTCCCAGGTGGTGTTTCTGTCCCAGGAACCTTCCTCCAGCCCACAGCTCACTCGCCTGCAGGAAACCAGGTGCAAGGTGGGAAACAGTCCCACATTCCTTACAGCCAGCAACGGCCCTCTGGACCAGGGCCAATGACCCAGGGACCTCAGCAAACACCACCTCCTTCCCAGCAACCCCTCTCATCTTTACCAGCTCAGGCAACAGCACAGTCCGCAAGCCAGTTACAGGTCCAAgctctggcccagcagcagcagcagtcccCCACGAaagctgtgcagggcctggggaAGAGCCCGCCACACCATTCTGGATTCCAGCAG TATCCACAGACAGACTCGTCAAAGCAGCTCTGGAACCCCCCTCAAGTCCAAGGCTCCCTGGGGAAGATCATGTCTGTAAAGCAGCCCTATTACCTGCAGGCCCAGGACCCTCTCAAACTCTTTGAACAGTCATTACAGCCTCCTGTGATGCAACAGCAAcctctggagaaaaaaatgaagcctTTCCCAATGGAGCCATATAACCAGAACCCCTCAGAAGTCAAGGTGCCAGAATATTACTGGGACTCTTCCTACGGCATGGCGGACAACAGGGTGATGAGCCAGCAGTCGAGCATGGACCGCAGGGGGAAGCGGCAGGGAGTCTTCCGCTCCGAGCAGGATGCTGTCTCCAGGATGACCTTTGAG GACCCCAAGAGCTCCCCTCTGCTTCCTCCGGACCTGTTAAAGAGTCTGGCTGccttggaggaggaggaagagctgaTTTTCTCTAATCCTCCTGATCTttacccagctctgctggggcctCTCGCCTCTCTTCCTGGACGAAGCCTCTTT aAGTCCCTGCTGGAAAAACCATCAGAACTGATGTCTCAGTCATCATCTTTCCTGTCCCTCAGTGGCTTTTCTCTAAATCAG gaaagatATCCAAACAACAGCATGTTCAATGAGGTGTATGGAAAAAACATCAATACCAGCACAAAAACAGAAGTCACCCCTTCAGTTGCCCATCAGGAGACTTCACTCTATTCTCTCTTTGAAGGGACTCCGTGGTCTCCATCCCTTCCAGCCAGCTCAG ATCATTCAACACCAGCCAGCCAGTCTCCTCACTCCTCCAACCCCAGCAGCTTGCCAAGCTCCCCTCCAACCCATAACCACAATTCTGTTCCTTTCTCCAACTTTGGACCCATTGGGACTCCAGACAACAGAGACCGGAGAGTTGCAGACCGCTGGAAAACAGATAAGCCAG CAATGGGAGGGTTTGGTCTGGACTATCTCCCAACAACATCATCATCCTCTTCGGAGAGCAGCTGGCACCAgtccagtgctcccagtggtACCTGGGCAGTGCAAGGCCCTCCTGCCATGGAGGACTCCTCAGCTGTGCTTATGGAGAGCCTGAAG TCCATCTGGTCCAGTTCCATGATGCACCCCGGCCCCtcggccctggagcagctgttgatgcagcagaagcagaagcagcagcgCGGACAAGGTGCCATGAATCCGCCACACTGA
- the SMG7 gene encoding nonsense-mediated mRNA decay factor SMG7 isoform X5: MSLLCAQYLRQAEVLKADMTDSKLGPAEVWTSRQALQDLYQKMLVTDLEYALDKKVEQDLWNHAFKNQITTLQGQAKNRANPNRSEVQANLSLFLEAASGFYTQLLQELCTVFNVDLPCRVKSSQLGIISNKQTHTSAIVKPQSSSCSYICQHCLVHLGDIARYRNQTSQAESYYRHAAQLVPSNGQPYNQLAILASSKGDHLTTIFYYCRSIAVKFPFPAASTNLQKALSKALESRDEVKTRWSVSDFIKAFIKFHGHVYLSKSLEKLSPLREKLEEQFKRLLFQKAFNSQQLVHITVINLFQLHHLRDFSNETEQHSYSQDEQLCWTQLLALFMSFLGVLCKCPLQNDYQEDSGAAYPLPAVKVSMDWLKLRPSVFQEAVVDERRIWPWLISLLNSFQPHEEDLSSNNATPLPEEFELQGFLALRPSFRNLDFSKGHQAITGDKEGQQRRIRQQRLIFTGKWIADNQPRLIQCENEVGKLLFVTEIPELLLEDPSEAKESLALQEASMAEPLCADGSPGLKSVLSSGRSLSNSCDAGEKPMVTFKENIKPREMNREQGRIYPPKDIARERRDFSKGIVANKNDGKKDNNKRKNETKKCGLDKMQEAGKQNVAVQVKSQTEMRKTPVSEARKTPVTQTPSQASSSQFIPIHHPGAFPPLPSRPGFPPPTYVVPPPVAFSMSTGYTFPGGVSVPGTFLQPTAHSPAGNQVQGGKQSHIPYSQQRPSGPGPMTQGPQQTPPPSQQPLSSLPAQATAQSASQLQVQALAQQQQQSPTKAVQGLGKSPPHHSGFQQYPQTDSSKQLWNPPQVQGSLGKIMSVKQPYYLQAQDPLKLFEQSLQPPVMQQQPLEKKMKPFPMEPYNQNPSEVKVPEYYWDSSYGMADNRVMSQQSSMDRRGKRQGVFRSEQDAVSRMTFEDPKSSPLLPPDLLKSLAALEEEEELIFSNPPDLYPALLGPLASLPGRSLFKSLLEKPSELMSQSSSFLSLSGFSLNQERYPNNSMFNEVYGKNINTSTKTEVTPSVAHQETSLYSLFEGTPWSPSLPASSDHSTPASQSPHSSNPSSLPSSPPTHNHNSVPFSNFGPIGTPDNRDRRVADRWKTDKPAMGGFGLDYLPTTSSSSSESSWHQSSAPSGTWAVQGPPAMEDSSAVLMESLKSIWSSSMMHPGPSALEQLLMQQKQKQQRGQGAMNPPH; this comes from the exons TTACTACAGGAGCTGTGCACAGTTTTTAACGTGGACCTGCCGTGCCGTGTGAAGTCTTCCCAGCTGGGGATCATTAGCAATAAACAGACGCACACCAGCGCCATCGTGAAGCCGcagtccagctcctgctcctacatctgccagcactgccttgTCCACCTGGGAGATATTG CTCGCTATAGGAATCAGACCAGCCAGGCAGAGTCTTACTATAGACATGCAGCTCAGCTTGTCCCTTCTAATG GTCAGCCTTATAATCAGTTGGCTATCCTAGCCTCCTCCAAAGGAGACCACTTGACCACAATTTTCTACTACTGCAGAAGCATTGCTGTGAAgtttcctttcccagctgcctccaCTAACCTACAAAAAGCACTTTCTAAAGCACTGGAAAG TCGTGATGAGGTGAAGACTCGATGGAGTGTGTCTGACTTCATCAAGGCATTTATTAAATTTCATGGCCATGTGTACCTGAGTAAGAGCTTGGAGAAGCTGAGCCCTCTTCGAGAAAAGCTGGAAGAACAGTTCAAG AGGTTGTTGTTCCAGAAGGCCTTCAACTCTCAGCAGTTAGTCCATATTACTGTGATCAACCTGTTCCAGCTGCACCACCTGCGGGACTTCAGCAACgaaacagagcagcacagctacAGCCAGgatgagcagctctgctggacaCAGCTCCTGGCTCTCTTCA TGTCATTTCTTGGAGTTCTGTGCAAGTGTCCTTTACAAAATGACTACCAGGAGGACTCTGGGGCTGCATATCCTCTTCCAGCTGTGAAGGTTTCCATGGACTGGCTGAAACTTAGGCCCAGTGTTTTCCAGGAGGCAGTGGTTGATGAGAGACG CATATGGCCCTGGCTGATCTCTCTTCTAAATAGTTTCCAGCCTCATGAAGAAGATCTATCCAGTAATAATG CAACCCCACTTCCAGAGGAATTTGAGTTGCAAGGATTCCTGGCTCTGAGGCCCTCGTTCAG GAACTTGGATTTTTCCAAAGGCCACCAGGCAATTACAGGGGATAAAGAAGGGCAGCAGCGTCGGATACGGCAGCAGCGCCTGATCTTCACAGGCAAATGGATTGCTGATAACCAGCCAAG GTTGATTCAATGTGAAAACGAGGTAGGAAAGCTCTTGTTTGTGACAGAAATCCCGGAGCTCTTACTGGAGGACCCTAGTGAAGCCAAAGAGAGTCTCGCCTTGCAGGAGGCATCCATGGCAGAGCCACTGTGTGCTGATGGGAGCCCTGGACTCAAATCTGTGCTGTCCTCTGGCAGAAGCCTGAGCAACAGCTGTGATGCAGGAGAAAAACCCATGGTGACCTTCAAAGAGAACATCAAGCCCCGGGAGATGAACAGAGAGCAGGGGCGCATCTACCCCCCAAAGGACATAGCGAGGGAGAGACGGGACTTTAGCAAAGGAATAGTAGCAAATAAGAATGATGGGAAGAAGGATAACAATAAAAGGAAGAATGAGACCAAGAAGTGCGGCTTGGATAAGATGCAGGAAGCAGGAAAGCAGAATGTGGCAGTTCAG GTGAAATCCCAGACGGAGATGAGGAAGACTCCGGTATCTGAAGCCAGGAAAACACCTGTAACTCAGACTCCAAGCCAGGCCAGCAGTTCCCAGTTCATCCCTATTCACCACCCAGGAgccttccctccccttcctAGCCGGCCAG GATTTCCTCCTCCAACCTATGTTGTCCCCCCTCCTGTGGCTTTCTCCATGAGCACGGGGTACACCTTCCCAGGTGGTGTTTCTGTCCCAGGAACCTTCCTCCAGCCCACAGCTCACTCGCCTGCAGGAAACCAGGTGCAAGGTGGGAAACAGTCCCACATTCCTTACAGCCAGCAACGGCCCTCTGGACCAGGGCCAATGACCCAGGGACCTCAGCAAACACCACCTCCTTCCCAGCAACCCCTCTCATCTTTACCAGCTCAGGCAACAGCACAGTCCGCAAGCCAGTTACAGGTCCAAgctctggcccagcagcagcagcagtcccCCACGAaagctgtgcagggcctggggaAGAGCCCGCCACACCATTCTGGATTCCAGCAG TATCCACAGACAGACTCGTCAAAGCAGCTCTGGAACCCCCCTCAAGTCCAAGGCTCCCTGGGGAAGATCATGTCTGTAAAGCAGCCCTATTACCTGCAGGCCCAGGACCCTCTCAAACTCTTTGAACAGTCATTACAGCCTCCTGTGATGCAACAGCAAcctctggagaaaaaaatgaagcctTTCCCAATGGAGCCATATAACCAGAACCCCTCAGAAGTCAAGGTGCCAGAATATTACTGGGACTCTTCCTACGGCATGGCGGACAACAGGGTGATGAGCCAGCAGTCGAGCATGGACCGCAGGGGGAAGCGGCAGGGAGTCTTCCGCTCCGAGCAGGATGCTGTCTCCAGGATGACCTTTGAG GACCCCAAGAGCTCCCCTCTGCTTCCTCCGGACCTGTTAAAGAGTCTGGCTGccttggaggaggaggaagagctgaTTTTCTCTAATCCTCCTGATCTttacccagctctgctggggcctCTCGCCTCTCTTCCTGGACGAAGCCTCTTT aAGTCCCTGCTGGAAAAACCATCAGAACTGATGTCTCAGTCATCATCTTTCCTGTCCCTCAGTGGCTTTTCTCTAAATCAG gaaagatATCCAAACAACAGCATGTTCAATGAGGTGTATGGAAAAAACATCAATACCAGCACAAAAACAGAAGTCACCCCTTCAGTTGCCCATCAGGAGACTTCACTCTATTCTCTCTTTGAAGGGACTCCGTGGTCTCCATCCCTTCCAGCCAGCTCAG ATCATTCAACACCAGCCAGCCAGTCTCCTCACTCCTCCAACCCCAGCAGCTTGCCAAGCTCCCCTCCAACCCATAACCACAATTCTGTTCCTTTCTCCAACTTTGGACCCATTGGGACTCCAGACAACAGAGACCGGAGAGTTGCAGACCGCTGGAAAACAGATAAGCCAG CAATGGGAGGGTTTGGTCTGGACTATCTCCCAACAACATCATCATCCTCTTCGGAGAGCAGCTGGCACCAgtccagtgctcccagtggtACCTGGGCAGTGCAAGGCCCTCCTGCCATGGAGGACTCCTCAGCTGTGCTTATGGAGAGCCTGAAG TCCATCTGGTCCAGTTCCATGATGCACCCCGGCCCCtcggccctggagcagctgttgatgcagcagaagcagaagcagcagcgCGGACAAGGTGCCATGAATCCGCCACACTGA
- the SMG7 gene encoding nonsense-mediated mRNA decay factor SMG7 isoform X2, protein MGLKSEIPLRQAEVLKADMTDSKLGPAEVWTSRQALQDLYQKMLVTDLEYALDKKVEQDLWNHAFKNQITTLQGQAKNRANPNRSEVQANLSLFLEAASGFYTQLLQELCTVFNVDLPCRVKSSQLGIISNKQTHTSAIVKPQSSSCSYICQHCLVHLGDIARYRNQTSQAESYYRHAAQLVPSNGQPYNQLAILASSKGDHLTTIFYYCRSIAVKFPFPAASTNLQKALSKALESRDEVKTRWSVSDFIKAFIKFHGHVYLSKSLEKLSPLREKLEEQFKRLLFQKAFNSQQLVHITVINLFQLHHLRDFSNETEQHSYSQDEQLCWTQLLALFMSFLGVLCKCPLQNDYQEDSGAAYPLPAVKVSMDWLKLRPSVFQEAVVDERRYIWPWLISLLNSFQPHEEDLSSNNATPLPEEFELQGFLALRPSFRNLDFSKGHQAITGDKEGQQRRIRQQRLIFTGKWIADNQPRLIQCENEVGKLLFVTEIPELLLEDPSEAKESLALQEASMAEPLCADGSPGLKSVLSSGRSLSNSCDAGEKPMVTFKENIKPREMNREQGRIYPPKDIARERRDFSKGIVANKNDGKKDNNKRKNETKKCGLDKMQEAGKQNVAVQVKSQTEMRKTPVSEARKTPVTQTPSQASSSQFIPIHHPGAFPPLPSRPGFPPPTYVVPPPVAFSMSTGYTFPGGVSVPGTFLQPTAHSPAGNQVQGGKQSHIPYSQQRPSGPGPMTQGPQQTPPPSQQPLSSLPAQATAQSASQLQVQALAQQQQQSPTKAVQGLGKSPPHHSGFQQYPQTDSSKQLWNPPQVQGSLGKIMSVKQPYYLQAQDPLKLFEQSLQPPVMQQQPLEKKMKPFPMEPYNQNPSEVKVPEYYWDSSYGMADNRVMSQQSSMDRRGKRQGVFRSEQDAVSRMTFEDPKSSPLLPPDLLKSLAALEEEEELIFSNPPDLYPALLGPLASLPGRSLFKSLLEKPSELMSQSSSFLSLSGFSLNQERYPNNSMFNEVYGKNINTSTKTEVTPSVAHQETSLYSLFEGTPWSPSLPASSGNPDHSTPASQSPHSSNPSSLPSSPPTHNHNSVPFSNFGPIGTPDNRDRRVADRWKTDKPAMGGFGLDYLPTTSSSSSESSWHQSSAPSGTWAVQGPPAMEDSSAVLMESLKSIWSSSMMHPGPSALEQLLMQQKQKQQRGQGAMNPPH, encoded by the exons TTACTACAGGAGCTGTGCACAGTTTTTAACGTGGACCTGCCGTGCCGTGTGAAGTCTTCCCAGCTGGGGATCATTAGCAATAAACAGACGCACACCAGCGCCATCGTGAAGCCGcagtccagctcctgctcctacatctgccagcactgccttgTCCACCTGGGAGATATTG CTCGCTATAGGAATCAGACCAGCCAGGCAGAGTCTTACTATAGACATGCAGCTCAGCTTGTCCCTTCTAATG GTCAGCCTTATAATCAGTTGGCTATCCTAGCCTCCTCCAAAGGAGACCACTTGACCACAATTTTCTACTACTGCAGAAGCATTGCTGTGAAgtttcctttcccagctgcctccaCTAACCTACAAAAAGCACTTTCTAAAGCACTGGAAAG TCGTGATGAGGTGAAGACTCGATGGAGTGTGTCTGACTTCATCAAGGCATTTATTAAATTTCATGGCCATGTGTACCTGAGTAAGAGCTTGGAGAAGCTGAGCCCTCTTCGAGAAAAGCTGGAAGAACAGTTCAAG AGGTTGTTGTTCCAGAAGGCCTTCAACTCTCAGCAGTTAGTCCATATTACTGTGATCAACCTGTTCCAGCTGCACCACCTGCGGGACTTCAGCAACgaaacagagcagcacagctacAGCCAGgatgagcagctctgctggacaCAGCTCCTGGCTCTCTTCA TGTCATTTCTTGGAGTTCTGTGCAAGTGTCCTTTACAAAATGACTACCAGGAGGACTCTGGGGCTGCATATCCTCTTCCAGCTGTGAAGGTTTCCATGGACTGGCTGAAACTTAGGCCCAGTGTTTTCCAGGAGGCAGTGGTTGATGAGAGACGGTA CATATGGCCCTGGCTGATCTCTCTTCTAAATAGTTTCCAGCCTCATGAAGAAGATCTATCCAGTAATAATG CAACCCCACTTCCAGAGGAATTTGAGTTGCAAGGATTCCTGGCTCTGAGGCCCTCGTTCAG GAACTTGGATTTTTCCAAAGGCCACCAGGCAATTACAGGGGATAAAGAAGGGCAGCAGCGTCGGATACGGCAGCAGCGCCTGATCTTCACAGGCAAATGGATTGCTGATAACCAGCCAAG GTTGATTCAATGTGAAAACGAGGTAGGAAAGCTCTTGTTTGTGACAGAAATCCCGGAGCTCTTACTGGAGGACCCTAGTGAAGCCAAAGAGAGTCTCGCCTTGCAGGAGGCATCCATGGCAGAGCCACTGTGTGCTGATGGGAGCCCTGGACTCAAATCTGTGCTGTCCTCTGGCAGAAGCCTGAGCAACAGCTGTGATGCAGGAGAAAAACCCATGGTGACCTTCAAAGAGAACATCAAGCCCCGGGAGATGAACAGAGAGCAGGGGCGCATCTACCCCCCAAAGGACATAGCGAGGGAGAGACGGGACTTTAGCAAAGGAATAGTAGCAAATAAGAATGATGGGAAGAAGGATAACAATAAAAGGAAGAATGAGACCAAGAAGTGCGGCTTGGATAAGATGCAGGAAGCAGGAAAGCAGAATGTGGCAGTTCAG GTGAAATCCCAGACGGAGATGAGGAAGACTCCGGTATCTGAAGCCAGGAAAACACCTGTAACTCAGACTCCAAGCCAGGCCAGCAGTTCCCAGTTCATCCCTATTCACCACCCAGGAgccttccctccccttcctAGCCGGCCAG GATTTCCTCCTCCAACCTATGTTGTCCCCCCTCCTGTGGCTTTCTCCATGAGCACGGGGTACACCTTCCCAGGTGGTGTTTCTGTCCCAGGAACCTTCCTCCAGCCCACAGCTCACTCGCCTGCAGGAAACCAGGTGCAAGGTGGGAAACAGTCCCACATTCCTTACAGCCAGCAACGGCCCTCTGGACCAGGGCCAATGACCCAGGGACCTCAGCAAACACCACCTCCTTCCCAGCAACCCCTCTCATCTTTACCAGCTCAGGCAACAGCACAGTCCGCAAGCCAGTTACAGGTCCAAgctctggcccagcagcagcagcagtcccCCACGAaagctgtgcagggcctggggaAGAGCCCGCCACACCATTCTGGATTCCAGCAG TATCCACAGACAGACTCGTCAAAGCAGCTCTGGAACCCCCCTCAAGTCCAAGGCTCCCTGGGGAAGATCATGTCTGTAAAGCAGCCCTATTACCTGCAGGCCCAGGACCCTCTCAAACTCTTTGAACAGTCATTACAGCCTCCTGTGATGCAACAGCAAcctctggagaaaaaaatgaagcctTTCCCAATGGAGCCATATAACCAGAACCCCTCAGAAGTCAAGGTGCCAGAATATTACTGGGACTCTTCCTACGGCATGGCGGACAACAGGGTGATGAGCCAGCAGTCGAGCATGGACCGCAGGGGGAAGCGGCAGGGAGTCTTCCGCTCCGAGCAGGATGCTGTCTCCAGGATGACCTTTGAG GACCCCAAGAGCTCCCCTCTGCTTCCTCCGGACCTGTTAAAGAGTCTGGCTGccttggaggaggaggaagagctgaTTTTCTCTAATCCTCCTGATCTttacccagctctgctggggcctCTCGCCTCTCTTCCTGGACGAAGCCTCTTT aAGTCCCTGCTGGAAAAACCATCAGAACTGATGTCTCAGTCATCATCTTTCCTGTCCCTCAGTGGCTTTTCTCTAAATCAG gaaagatATCCAAACAACAGCATGTTCAATGAGGTGTATGGAAAAAACATCAATACCAGCACAAAAACAGAAGTCACCCCTTCAGTTGCCCATCAGGAGACTTCACTCTATTCTCTCTTTGAAGGGACTCCGTGGTCTCCATCCCTTCCAGCCAGCTCAGGTAATCCTG ATCATTCAACACCAGCCAGCCAGTCTCCTCACTCCTCCAACCCCAGCAGCTTGCCAAGCTCCCCTCCAACCCATAACCACAATTCTGTTCCTTTCTCCAACTTTGGACCCATTGGGACTCCAGACAACAGAGACCGGAGAGTTGCAGACCGCTGGAAAACAGATAAGCCAG CAATGGGAGGGTTTGGTCTGGACTATCTCCCAACAACATCATCATCCTCTTCGGAGAGCAGCTGGCACCAgtccagtgctcccagtggtACCTGGGCAGTGCAAGGCCCTCCTGCCATGGAGGACTCCTCAGCTGTGCTTATGGAGAGCCTGAAG TCCATCTGGTCCAGTTCCATGATGCACCCCGGCCCCtcggccctggagcagctgttgatgcagcagaagcagaagcagcagcgCGGACAAGGTGCCATGAATCCGCCACACTGA